From a region of the Bacteroides sp. AN502(2024) genome:
- a CDS encoding transposase, translated as MQVLNQFLWGKGKFLCLGTKCFKQLKHLETKSHEILNLYNNRSSNALAESFDAKIKLFRANLRGVADKKFFLFRIANLYAYPH; from the coding sequence TTGCAAGTTCTTAATCAATTTTTATGGGGAAAAGGAAAGTTTTTGTGCCTTGGAACAAAGTGTTTCAAGCAATTGAAACATCTTGAAACAAAGAGTCATGAAATATTGAACTTATACAATAATCGCTCATCAAATGCACTGGCGGAGTCTTTCGATGCTAAAATCAAACTGTTTCGGGCTAATCTAAGAGGAGTCGCAGACAAAAAGTTCTTTCTTTTTCGAATTGCTAACTTATATGCATATCCCCATTAA